In the genome of Cryptomeria japonica chromosome 8, Sugi_1.0, whole genome shotgun sequence, one region contains:
- the LOC131857516 gene encoding linamarin synthase 1-like — protein MLSRKTPTCQANRHRFFFREKHISEIIYSAHLYESRFLNIGDYLLVNTFEELEGGKETQMGLRVNGRPALAIGPVSLPNFLQGRNSVCSMWEEDKTCLQWLDAQPQGSVLYVSFGSIAMKSERQLHELALGPEACGYPFLWVLRSDIAEGKSLDLPEGFKDRSKDRALFGCRRRILYTWWNSTLEAISMGNLMIGRSYIGDQFFNCSFVKDVWNVDLDFEDVDVDEFTLMTKKIVESTIKSIMEGFITMKLRENVMRLKEAAHETVMEGETSYSNLNTFVEDIQKIAKSRV, from the exons atgctttcACGGAAAACTCCCACCTGTCAGGCCAACCGACATCGTTTCTTCTTCCGGGAAAAACACATCTCTGAAATTATTTACAGTGCCCATCTTTACGAATCTCGCTTCCTAAACATAGGAGACTACTTACTAGTCAATACTTTCGAGGAGTTGGAAGGAGGTAAAGAAACTCAAATGGGTCTCAGGGTTAATGGACGCCCTGCTCTGGCAATTGGTCCTGTGTCTCTTCCAAATTTCTTACAAGGTAGGAATTCCGTTTGCAGCATGTGGGAAGAGGATAAAACGTGCCTTCAGTGGCTAGACGCCCAACCTCAAGGTTCTGTGTTATATGTTTCCTTTGGTAGCATTGCTATGAAGTCTGAAAGGCAATTGCATGAGCTGGCTCTTGGACCAGAGGCTTGTGGATACCCGTTCCTGTGGGTGCTCAGATCAGATATAGCAGAAGGAAAGTCCCTTGATTTACCAGAAGGCTTCAAGGATCGAAGCAAGGATCGGGCTCTGTTC GGATGTAGGCGGAGGATTCTTTACACATGGTGGAATTCTACTTTGGAGGCGATTAGCATGGGAAATCTTATGATTGGACGGTCTTATATTGGTGATCAATTTTTTAATTGTTCTTTTGTAAAAGATGTTTGGAATGTTGATTTGGACTTTGAGGATGTCGATGTTGATGAATTTACATTAATGACAAAaaagattgttgagagtacaaTTAAAAGTATAATGGAAGGTTTTATTACAATGAAATTACGTGAAAATGTTATGAGGCTAAAGGAGGCAGCACATGAGACAGTGATGGAAGGAGAGACTTCTTATTCAAACTTGAATACTTTTGTAGAGGATATACAAAAGATAGCAAAATCAAGGGTCTAA
- the LOC131038801 gene encoding bidirectional sugar transporter SWEET17-like has product MVQAYFLETFYLLSFLTFAPTQKKGDVMRTKSVKYMSFLVSLFSTLNALVWSVYFIIAKDIFIVVPNGTGFLLGVTQLIVYLIYKSSEPILPISAELHKLPETKKIDDVFDLAIDIVEVEATNVLNVDAVNFIIDDQA; this is encoded by the exons ATGGTGCAGGCttattttttggagacattttatCTTCTGTCGTTTTTAACATTTGCCCCCACGCAGAAGAAG GGAGATGTTATGAGAACCAAAAGTGTTAAGTACATGTCATTCTTGGTCTCTCTATTCAGTACTCTAAATGCACTTGTCTGGTCTGTATACTTTATAATAGCCAAGGATATCTTTATAGTT GTACCCAATGGCACTGGCTTCCTTTTAGGAGTAACTCAGCTCATTGTTTACCTTATTTACAAAAGCTCAGAGCCTATTTTACCTATATCTGCTGAACTTCATAAACTTCCAGAAACCAAAAAGATAGATGATGTATTTGATCTGGCTATCGATATAGTGGAGGTTGAAGCTACAAATGTTCTCAATGTGGATGCAGTGAATTTTATTATTGATGATCAAGCTTGA